CGCTGATGTCTGACTCTATAAAGAGGAAAACTAGTTGAAATGCTCATCTGTTAACACTAGTTTTTCACCCCTGTTTACACGAGTACTAAGACAGCACATTGATTAGCAGCCCAGGAAGGTAAAGGTAAATATCTTACCTTGGCGAGGTAGAAGGTCTGTGCATTAAAGCCTGCATTCTGGGCCAAGCGCTGGATATTTTCATTTACCACAGCCACTGGGTCCCTTCGCTTCAAGCTGCTGAAGAGGTTTAAGGAGCTCATGCCCGGTAAGTAAGATATGCCACCATTTCGGGTGGTGAAGCCATGTAGAAATAAATCTGTTTAATTAAAAAAATACTTTTGGAAACAAAATGCCAGGTTACAAACACCTCTCTTATAAACACTCTGCACACACAATTAAGCTCATACAAACTGAAATGAGAGCCAGTCTTAGGAAAGAAAACCTGTTGACACGTAACCTCTCCACAGTAAAGAGAGACTGCTGTCTCTTAAGATTACAGCCTgccagtttcatggcaggaagcCACTTCAGACAGCTGCTTTGGAAATTGACAAGCTATCACTTCCACTGATACTTGTGTACTGATATTCTACGAAACAAATGTAATATCCTCTGTTAACTCAAGCCCAATGAAACCAGCCTTTGAAAGTGGGTTATCCTGATTCTGTACATGGCAACCAGGCAAAGGAAGACACTAAATAAATGCTATTAGCAGGCAGTCATCAATACCATTCATTACAGTAGTGTGGAGGTAGGGTTACTGTTTCAAGTGATCGTATGTACTTTGTGGCTCAAGGACAGTTGTGAAAATGGAACCCATTTGTAACCCAGGGATGGCTTGTAATACATACCTGAACCTTATCATTACTCTCAAGTGAAAAACGTTAGGGTGAAGCTGGATTCTGAAATGCCTAGTATTTATAGTCGCAGAGCCTCAGCCCTCTATGGCTCCTGACGGATGGCATGTACAGTCTATACTAACTCTGCTATCATCTCTGCAACTGAACATTAGAAACAGTTAAGCTGCAAGTATAACAAGCAATCAGGAGGGCAAACAGTATGTTAGCCTTCACTGCAAGAGGGTTTGAGTGGAGGACTAAAGAAAATCTGACTGCAATCATGAGATCACATCTACAATATTGTGTAATTGTGTTTTCTGTACCTAAAGGACCTTCTGTACCTACTGTTCTGTagaccaggggtttccaaccatttttatgccacagacccctaccattaaccgaggggtctctACACCCCAGGTGGGGAGTGCAAAGAAAATTCCTGTTTCCTGAAATGACAGCTCCATCTTTCGACCCAATGATAGACTCAACAATACTCTTGTAAAAAATACTATTTAAGATTTTTTTCCAGTGAATGCTGCTCATCTGATGCCGCTGCAAGGTTTTCATTTCACTTGTGCACACAAGCATCTCAAaggatcaaagtacatttattatcaaattatgtatgcagtatacaaccctgagattgtctTCCTACGGATATCTGACAATGAACTGAACTTTCTGGAGAGATCGATCAGGTGATGTTTTATAtctgtggaatttagaagaacactTTGAAAATGCTCAGATTTGCCAGGGGAGATATGAAGGAGGATACTTCCTCTGCTGTGGAAGGGGAGTGAAGCCCAGCACAGGTTATTCATGAGCATACTGGGTAGCAGGGCAGGATAAGACATTGAGTGACCAGCCCCTATTCATACCTCTTTAGTAAAATTAAGTGAAAGATATGGTGCCTTGTCAAAATATGACTGTGGAAGATAAATGCTTGTGGTGTAGGAAGAAACAATGGCATGAAGAAATGATTGGCTGGCCAACAGGGACAAACATAGAGCTTTAGCTCATTGGCAAAATGCAATGAATGTCACAGGGATTAGTTCCAGGGCCTCACCTTATCATGGTTTATGCATGTGACCTGGATGAAGGAAATGATGTTAAGTTTGCCTGTTCACAAGGTTGGTAAAACAAGAGAACACAGGATGTAAAAAAATACAACTGGAAGTTCTGTAAGcacgcagcaggtcaggtagtgcatgtggagggagaagcagtctatcacccttcttcagaactggaatggGGGAAGGACAAGAAAGGAGAGCAgtggagagaacaaagggaatatctgtgaCCTGGTGTTGACCACGGTTGTCCAAGTAACCGCGCAGTGCTGTTTCTCAATGCTCACTACAGAAGACCAAAGGCACAGATTAGAGTGGGattgggatggagaattaaaggaACAGGCAACTGAAAAGATCACCCTCACAGATTGAATGTAGGTGTTCTGGAAAACCGTCACACCCAATCTGTGTTTTCTGCTCCAAAGTAGAGGAGATCACATTGTGAAATTGAGCTCAGTATAGTAAATTGGAAAAAAATGCCATTATTTTGGTCACCAGATCAacagaaagatgtgctggccctgAAAAGGGTCACAAGAACAATCCAAGGAATGAAAGAGGGAAGGTATgaagaatatttgatggctctggccctgtactcgaTGGAGTCAgaaagatgaggaggtatttcacTGAAACCTTCAGATACTAAAAGGCCTGAATAGACTGGAAGGAATGcttccattagtaggagagtctaggatcagagagtACAGCATCAGAATAAAGAGATGTCCCAGATGGAGGtcgatctgtggaattcattgccatagagggCTGTGGAGCTCAAGTCATTCAGCATATTTAACAGGGATTGAGCGGTTCTTGATTGGGTGGGGGTAAAGTTTTATGGGGAGAAAGTGGGCAAATGGGCtcgagaaaagaaaacaaatcagccatgactgaattgtggagcagatcagatgggccgaatggctaatttcttcttttatatattatggtcttaagAACAGATGAATTACTGCTCCAACTGGAAGCAATGTTGGGGTGTCTGAGTGATGAGAATAGGAGAGATGAAATAAGAGACACTCATTGCTTGTGGTGGCATGGGAAAATGTCACAAGCAGCCAGGATGATCTCCACATTTGCTCATTTATTTGATCACTTTTCAGGATCTGGGCTTCAAGGCCAGGGTCTATTGCCCACGTCTAAatgctgctgagaagctggtggtgAAGCACCTTCCTAAACCAATGCTATTTTTCTGCAGCACGTTTCAAGATCGAGAGGCAACTTCATCGAAACACCCAACACCTTGAGGGGTGCTGACAGCGTGGCTATAGAGAGGATGCTTCATTTCCTGGGAAGACCAGaacaagggtcactgtttaaaaataaagggCTGCCAACTTAAGACACTTGACGTGAAACCTTCTCTCTCAGATCATTAGTCTTTGGAACTCCCTTCCCTAAAGAGTTGAGGATAAAAAGTCCTTGAATAATTTAAGGTGAGGAGATGAAAAATTACCAGAGAACATCAAACGAGGTGCTGAGGTCACAATCAGATCAGCAGTGACTTccttgaatgatggagcaggttcAAGAGACTGAATGGGCTATCCAAACTCTAATTTATACTTGAAAACTGAAGTAGACCCCGAAATCTCAGCAGAACTGGCACTACCCAATCACGTGCTGCATGAATAATGCAAATAATAATCAAACCGCTCATTGAAAAACATTAAATCCTGACAGGGTTTTTAGTTTTCTTGTGCATGGGAGTTGGATTTGGCAGGCGCTGCTGGAATTTATTGAGAGGGTGGGCACTCAGAGGATAATTCCCCAGGCCAGGAATCTAGAACAAGGAGGTGGGGTCTCAGGATAAGCTGggaatgatgaggaatttcttttctAAGGCCAGTAATGTTCTGGAATTGTGGGAGGCAAAGCGGAGATGAGTTCTTGGAGTATGGATGAGTTAAGGGAGCAGGCAGGAAAGTGCAGTTAAGGCCTTGATCCGGCCAGGACCTGTAGATCAACTGGAACAGAGTAATGAGCTAAACGGACTGGGGCCCCCATTTCTCATTTCATTGTCATGCATCACCATGAGATCTCTGCTCACTTCTGCAATTAGGAAAGTTTGCTTCTTTACCAGTCTGGGAACATGGGGCTGCTTTAACAGTACTGAGCCTTGATCATTGTTCAAGACAAATGAAATATGAACCAAGGTTTGTAATTTACTCACCACTATTACTTTAGAAGACAAAATTAATCACAATTCAATAAATAACATCTAAAAGCATTTGTTTCAATACCTCATATGTATAAGGCTCAGAAGGGGAATTGAGATAAATCGATCTTGCTTCCCACTGCCACTCTGATATTTATAAGCTGCATTCTACCTGCActtccttcaagaggaccacaaccttgtcgtggtttggaggcttgcgtgcctcaatgacccagagagctatgttggctgaagtcagggctttatgctttggctcttggtagggtcacccatgacaaacaggtcaaagggtagaggtcagactcagagtggtccaccagtcctctagtTTGGGGGtgcagctcagagctaacaatcTTGACTAATAAAATAAAACTGAtactgaaacagcaatgaagaatctttctatatctgagtgcgacggtattcctgaaactccacccaggacgtgcaccactgacagtagtgaaaattgagaggaggctactgacatgatgaaggaagccctgaacactgccagagatagaGAGCTTggttgctgccctaaatgccagtggcataatggggaGTAATAAGAATAATTCTGCCAGCACTTACTGATTTGCAATGGAAACAGTCTGGCTAGCACAGCCCGCCGTAATAATACTTTTACTTGTTGATTCTGGCTTGCAATTTCATCGACAAGGCACGAATCGGGAGTGCAACGGAACGTGCCTGGATGAGTACAGCTCCGATAACACTCAAGAAGCTCAAGGTCATCCAGCCCATGTGACCGACACCCTATCCACTCATCCCCTCTAGCACCAGTGCTCAGTGAACCAGCTACAAAATACTTGCGCAGGACACTCCAACAGCGCCTCCCAAACCCATAACCTCGACAACAACCGCAGGGCTTCGGAAACACCAGCATCTACAGCTTCCCTCCATTCTGACTTGGGAATATATCACCAGCCCCTCACTGTCACTAGGTCTACAACTTGGACCTTGCTCCTCATCAGCATTCTGTGCCTGAAACACCACAGCATCTCACTCCCACCTTCCCAAAGGTTTTTGGAGAATGGCTGATGTGCCTGCTGGGATCCTCCCTCATGGGTTGACGAAGACTCCGTGCCCTGAAGACAAGCAGCCCCAGACATCTCACCAGCTTGTCAAATGCTGGAGCATCAGTTTATAAACCTGTCAGACCCCCAgggctgatgagggaagtcacGTACTCCCCTGCCCACAGTTTGCCCTCTCAGACTAGCCCGCAGGTATATCCCAATACCCCCCATCTGTGACTAGATCAATGGCAACCAACCATCTAGCATCACCTAAATAAAGGCTCCAGGTTGTCAGATAGCCATCAGTTTTAAAGGGTATCTGACTGGGTTCACAGACAAGCCTAATTTTGTACGCCATTCATCACCAGTGCAATAGCCACTGGTTCTACAACATCCATGTGTAACAACATGGAAAATCTATTTCCTGCAATGCCAGACCTGTGGGTGTCACAGTACATGCGAAACCAATCTCAGAACGGAAGGCTCCCCTTAGCATCACTTCGTGTTGTCAGGATCTCAACTCCACTATATGCAACTGATACAGATGCCctagcacaccaccgcatagaagattgtactgggggcaacagactggtagaacgtgtgaaggagaggcctgcctACTCCAAAGGACCGCAGTCTGCTcaagaagtagaggcaactctggcccttcttgtacacagtctctgtgttggtgctccactcaagtctgtcagccaggtgcacccccaggtacctgTAGGTCTTCACTACATTCAcgccctcaccatcaatagtaacaaggagcagtgcaggcttggccttcctaaagtccatcaccatctcctttgtcttactgatgttgagctgcagctgattcagcttgcaccatttgacaaagtcctccaccagagccctgtattcgtcctcccgtcctccctttatacacccaactattgctgagtcaccagggaatttctgcagatgacatgactcagtgttgtgtctaaagtccgaggtatacagggtaaacaggaagggagccgaTACAgtccccagtgctgcttatagccatgtctgacacacagctctgaagttgcacaaactgtggtctgccagtcaggtagttcattatccaggatacaatggatgTGCCAATCTGTATTGAATGGAGCTTCTCCCCctgcaatgagggctgtatggtattgaagacacttgagaaatcaaaaaacatgatcctcacagtactgccctgcttatccaaatgagaGTAGCTTTCTACCGATTTGGAAATCTTACTGGTTTAGTAACTGGTTTACTAAGTGGGcttccagttcccacactccctacACATTCACAGGGGCCTTGTTTCCCCATTCTCTCTAAATTTACTGGGTTCACTGGAAAATGTGTCGTATCAGTTTGTAACATTTAGAAGAAGTGAATTAAATGCACATTGGTGTGTGAGTGGCAAAAGCATCCGATGGTCCAGGAAATCTGCCACATGACAAGAACACACCATCACCTGGCACTGAAACATGTCTCAGTAATTCCGTTCCAACACCTTGTTTTTATTATAAAGCATACCTGATATCAGCAGAGACTTGAGAACCACAAGTGGCCCCATGGTTCCTTCCAGCTGGGCCATGAACTTCCCGATGTCCCTCCTGATGGCATTAGCTTGCTGACGGGCGAGAGTGTGCTCCCCAATGGAAGGAGCAGGCAACTGCAATTTTACCTCTCCTTTGCCGTCCATCACAAACGTCTCAAATGAAAATTTGTAAACCATGGTAAAAAGCTGCTCAATATAAAGTTCCAGTGTGCTTTTCCTCTCAGCAGACACGACGGCCTTAATGATACCAAGACTCTCTTGATCAATCTTCCGCTTGATAGAGTACAGGATGGCAGCGAAGCTGCTTTCTACCAAGACCTCTAGGCTTCTCTTTGGCACGGCCACCTCCCTTGTGAATTGGCACAAGCAGCCCCTGATGTCAGTGTCTGCAATATTCAGATCCTTCTGGCTGGATACCAAGAACACCTGTGTCCGTGACGACAGACCGTGCTCGCTCATTACTCCCACTGCTTGATAGAACCACTTGCGAAGGCAATCATAGGGAACGTCAGAGAAGTCAACCAGCACCACATCTACCATCCTGGCCAAGTGCCACAACAGGTGTTATAAGCCACTTCTTCAAAAGGCCAGGAGCCTAGgcaagaggggaggaagaacacAATCTTAAATTCCACCGTTTGCTGAATGAATCACAATTAATATGCAGGCCCAGCGAAACCGCGGCATATTGTAAATGGGGTTACTCTATTCTTTCGGGAAAACTGTTTCCAATTTCAAGCAACAGAGAGCAGCAGATTAAATCACCGCTAAAAGAATGCAATGCTGATGAGGGGCGAGATGGTGACTTTTCCTCCAGTGGAACAATGCCCAGTTAGGGCAGAAAGTACACACCAGCCCAAGTCCCAGAGGCAGGTTTGTAATCAAGCTGTA
This genomic stretch from Mobula birostris isolate sMobBir1 chromosome 6, sMobBir1.hap1, whole genome shotgun sequence harbors:
- the lacc1 gene encoding purine nucleoside phosphorylase LACC1 yields the protein MVDVVLVDFSDVPYDCLRKWFYQAVGVMSEHGLSSRTQVFLVSSQKDLNIADTDIRGCLCQFTREVAVPKRSLEVLVESSFAAILYSIKRKIDQESLGIIKAVVSAERKSTLELYIEQLFTMVYKFSFETFVMDGKGEVKLQLPAPSIGEHTLARQQANAIRRDIGKFMAQLEGTMGPLVVLKSLLISDLFLHGFTTRNGGISYLPGMSSLNLFSSLKRRDPVAVVNENIQRLAQNAGFNAQTFYLAKVSHGNTIWTIGKSEPQSYDGIVTNRKGITIAAPGADCIPLLFADPVQQVCGAAHAGWKGTLARIATAMVDTMVAEFGSSVKDVSVVMGPSVGPCCFTLHQEAAQDFAAIDPRCVEEPGASRPHVDLRQATRVLLERAGILPENIGDDSAGSRDRKTTLCTVCHPDLFFSYIRDGNNFGTQIGFISVRGHL